The Corynebacterium auriscanis genome includes the window CATTTTCGACGCACGATCGCGGTCCATGAAGCAGACGTTCCTGGGGGCGGCGGGTGGCGCTATTGGGCGCAATGCCTCCAACACCGTCATGGTGGAGGCTCTGAAAGACGTGAACCTGCACTTGGAGGAAGGCGACCGCGTGGGTTTGGTCGGGCATAATGGCGCCGGTAAATCCACGCTGCTGCGCCTGCTCTCTGGAATCTACGAGCCCACTCGTGGCTCCGCTGTGGTGCGCGGGCGAGTGGCACCCGTTTTCGACCTCGGCGTGGGCATGGACCCGGAGATCAGTGGGTACGAGAACATCGTGATCCGCGGGTTGTTCCTAGGCCAAACACGCAAAGCCATGCACCGCAAGATGGACGAAATCGCCGAGTTCAGCGAGTTGGGTGAATACCTGTCCATGCCCCTGCGCACTTATTCCACGGGTATGCGCATCCGTTTGGCGCTCGGTGTGGTCACTAGCATCGATCCGGAGATCCTGCTGCTGGACGAGGGCATCGGTGCCGTGGACGCGGCCTTCATGGCCAAGGCCCGTAAGAAGCTCACGGAAATGGTGGAACGCTCCGGCATCCTGGTTTTCGCTTCTCACTCCAACGAGTTCCTCGCGCAGTTGTGCAACAGCGCACTATGGATCAACCACGGTGAAATTCTGCAGGCCGGCCCGGTAGCAGATGTGGTAGAAGCCTACGAAGGCCCCGATGCGGGGGAACACGTGCGCCGGGTGCTCCAGGAGCTCGGGCGCGCCTAGCCCACACGGCGTACAGTCGATCGTGATGAAAAGCGCACAGAACCCATCCGAACCAACTGCATCACAGGCCTTCAACTCTAAAGTGTGGTTGCAGCATTACACCGAGGGCACTGCCCCCACCATTGACGGTCTCAATGACCGTGGCGAAACGTTAGTAGAAGTCTTCTGGAATGCAGTCTCCGACTTCGGCGACCGCCGGGCATTTAACTTTTTCGGCAAATCAACGTCCTACGAGGAGTATGGCGTCGAGGTAAAAAAGGCTGCCGGGGCGCTGCTGAAGCTTGGTGTGAAGCGTGGCGAGCACGTGGCGATCCTGCTGCCGAACTGTCCTCAGGCACTGGTGGCTTTCTATGCGATCCTCTCCATCGGTGCTGTGCCCGTTTTACACAACCCGCTGTACACCGCGGCAGAGCTGGAACACCCCTTCAACGATCACGCAGCTCGCGTGGCAATCGTCTGGAACAAGATCAATCCAACGATGGAAAAGCTGAAACAGACCACCCCGTTGGAAAAGGTGGTGGCCGTGGACATGCTGCTGGCGATGCCGAAGCTGAAGCGCATGGCACTGAAACTGCCGATTGGGCCGCTGAAAGCCGCCCGCGAAAAGCTCACGAACCCCGCGCCCACGGCGACGTCCTGGGAGGAATTCCTAGCTAGTGGCCGGCGCCGCGCGAAGTCGTTTGCACCCGTTTCTATCGACGCCCAAGAGCCCGCCCTCGTGCTATATACCTCTGGCACCACCGGTAAAC containing:
- a CDS encoding ABC transporter ATP-binding protein, with product MVSIDTYGACVDFPIFDARSRSMKQTFLGAAGGAIGRNASNTVMVEALKDVNLHLEEGDRVGLVGHNGAGKSTLLRLLSGIYEPTRGSAVVRGRVAPVFDLGVGMDPEISGYENIVIRGLFLGQTRKAMHRKMDEIAEFSELGEYLSMPLRTYSTGMRIRLALGVVTSIDPEILLLDEGIGAVDAAFMAKARKKLTEMVERSGILVFASHSNEFLAQLCNSALWINHGEILQAGPVADVVEAYEGPDAGEHVRRVLQELGRA